In Daphnia pulicaria isolate SC F1-1A chromosome 9, SC_F0-13Bv2, whole genome shotgun sequence, a single genomic region encodes these proteins:
- the LOC124313779 gene encoding uncharacterized protein LOC124313779, whose product MSLGITSILHDSEEYVEVDNCFDPGCYSWDIHYSASDRQITKLIELSNECHQYFKYDCIEAPFDFDGQQVSWWDDRHEDQQHFWSGKHTSGHTCDCGINSNCLDSAEKCNCDSKLSSPQSDEGIITDKSILPIKRLHFGHTSTGSGGHTLGRFQCSGETASEIVNEMASSCADLRALGHSSSGFYLVQGAEIVETVYCDFSKLQSEEGFETWVGYADLKPEPTHSGMPTSCADLRGIGHTSFSSGFYPIMGEKLVEMVYCEFPISPQKEVLEEWMGYADLKPEPTFAGLPRSCDDLLGIGHTTFSSGFYPILGETFVEMVYCNFDTSPKSTIDSQIDLGVIDVKSNSTFFYGQRTTPYVPKPGLTPNIPFDAPPNSPLNFNVLNIGSGWDALFDHFQAPVKGRYFFSVSGIATCRTATLTCKCTASLRKKTTAGVDPSTVGSAMGEVDMERRDKTSTDSETFSIQATLDLNKGDKIWLEVDLLTSSPVANLYDDFRHFTHFTAILLQEDIIDSLELYL is encoded by the exons ATGAGTTTAG GCATTACAAGTATTTTACACGACAGCGAAGAATACGTGGAAGTGGATAACTGTTTCGATCCCGGATGCTACAGCTGGGACATTCACTATTCAGCCAGCGATAGGCAGATTACAAAGTTAATTGAGCTGTCAAACGAATGTCACCAGTACTTTAAA TACGATTGCATCGAAGCACCGTTCGATTTCGATGGCCAACAGGTTTCATGGTGGGACGACCGACATGAAGACCAGCAACACTTTTGGTCCGGAAAACACACAAGTGGTCACACATGTGACTGCGGCATCAACAGTAACTGTTTGGATTCCGCCGAAAAATGCAACTGTGACTCAAAATTATCATCCCCGCAATCCGATGAAG GAATCATCACCGACAAGAGCATCTTACCAATCAAACGTCTTCATTTCGGGCATACCTCAACCGGATCTGGCGGACACACTCTGGGGAGATTCCAGTGCTCGGGCGAGACGGCCAGTGAAATTGTTAACGAAATGGCAAGCTCATGTGCAGACTTGAGAGCACTGGGGCATTCCTCTAGCGGATTCTATTTAGTCCAAGGAGCCGAAATAGTCGAAACTGTTTACTGTGATTTCTCAAAATTACAGAGCGAAGAAG GTTTTGAGACTTGGGTCGGATACGCCGATCTCAAACCGGAACCAACTCATTCCGGAATGCCAACGTCCTGTGCCGATTTGAGGGGAATAGGACACACATCCTTCTCCAGCGGATTTTATCCCATTATGGGGGAGAAGTTGGTGGAAATGGTTTACTGCGAATTCCCCATATCTCCACAAAAAGAAG tgCTTGAGGAATGGATGGGGTACGCGGATCTCAAGCCGGAACCCACATTCGCTGGATTGCCAAGGTCCTGTGATGATTTGTTGGGAATAGGACACACGACCTTCTCAAGTGGATTTTATCCCATTTTGGGGGAGACGTTTGTCGAAATGGTTTACTGCAACTTTGACACATCACCAAAAAGTACCATCG ATTCCCAGATCGATTTGGGAGTCATTGACGTCAAATCAAACTCAACCTTTTTCTACGGTCAGAGAACTACCCCATACGTCCCAAAACCTGGCCTTACTCCGAATATACCATTCGACGCTCCCCCAAACAGCCCACTTAATTTTAATGTGCTCAACATCGGTAGTGGATGGGACGCATTATTCGACCACTTTCAGGCCCCAGTCAAAGGTCGATACTTTTTCTCCGTGTCCGGAATTGCAACTTGTCGAACCGCTACGTTGACATGCAAGTGCACCGCATCCCTGAGGAAAAAAACTACCGCAGGTGTCGACCCATCCACGGTTGGGAGTGCAATGGGCGAGGTCGACATGGAGAGGCGAGATAAAACCAGCACCGACTCGGAAACGTTTTCTATTCAAGCGACGCTCGATTTGAACAAGGGCGATAAAATCTGGTTGGAAGTTGACTTGCTGACTTCCTCGCCCGTAGCAAATTTGTACGACGACTTCAGACATTTCACTCATTTCACCGCAATATTGCTACAGGAAGACATAATCGATTCACTGGAATTGTATCTGTAG